GTATTcaacacacatttttattacagttctttttgcttaaattatgcAACTGTGATTACAAATTACTATTGTGATGAAAATTACAATCAGTAAATTGAGAAAAACtaacacattttattatatgctGCGCATGATGCATTCTTTCGGTTTTCACTTACATCTTCctcatttttcttttacctTCTCTTCCTCAGGCTTATCACCTTCATTTTCTGCTGACTCTTTAACAATTTGACAAATTGATTCAGCAacataatcaatattttttgtatttaaaccACAGATATTAATGCGTCCAGTTCTCGtcaaataaatgtgtttttccTTAATCAATCGCGCCACTTGTTGCTCTaagtgaaatataaatacCTTGGGAATATAGCTTACTAAGGCTTAATATTAAACACTCACCATTAAGACCTGTAAATGAGAACATGCCACGCTGCTTGACGATATGATCCCATCGTCCAGGTGTATTCAGCTTTTGCAGTTTCTGAAGCAACTCTTTTCGCATTGTCTTAACACGATCTGTCATCTCACGTAACGTTTTCAACCTACATTCAATACGTATTTCTATTCagcaatgaaatataatattttaacgTAAACTTACCATTcctctttgtttttcttatcgCCTAACACCTTGGCAACAACTCGACTGCCAAATGCAGGTGGATTTGAGTAATTTGGGCGCACGTAAAGCATTTGTTCCGAAATTAAGGCTGGCACCAATTTTGGATCCTTAATAATCGTGACCAGACTACCAACACGTTCATCTGattgtatgcaaatattagaaatgaatttgtcaaataaaacattatcacacatactatatagaCCCATATTCTTAGAAAACGATTGCGCTGCCATTAACTCGATGCCTTGGTTGGCAAAATAACGAATAGCCCAAGCATCTCGGTCCGGATCTCCAGTTGCAAATCCCTGATATGCGGTATCAATTATTGGAAACAAGTTGTTACACTTGATAACTTCTGCGACTTGTTTCCATTGCTTCTTAGTCAGATCCATTCCCGTTGGATTGTGCGCTGAACCATGGAGAAGAACCACAGATCCTTCCGTTGCCGAAGCAAGATCCACCAGGAGTTTCGACATGTCAATTTGGCGTCTTTTCTTATGCCAATAGGCATAATTTTTGAACTGCTTAAAACCGGCATGCTTAAAGATTTCCCCATGATTTTCCCATGTCGGATCTGGAAAGAAGACAGCGCGTCGCTTCAGGCGCTTAGCTAGAAAATCAGCAGCCAATCGACAAGCGCTGGTTCCCGAAACTGTTTGTACTGCAGCTACCTGaagatacaaatatattaaagtgatagtaaataatttatttataacgtAACTGACGCGTTTCTCTTGCAGTGCTTTGCAATCTGAACCCAAAAGCAATTCTGTGGCAACTTTTATAAAATCTGGATTACCAGACATGGGCAAATACTCATGATTTAGTGTCAAGTCATTGACAACCTCAAATTCGCATTTCTTAACAATTGGCAACACAAGAGGCTTGTTGTCTTCGGTGCGATAAGCTAAACAGAAAAGTTATGAAGCTTTTTCTTATTGCagttatattattaatatttcattttcatgtttaCCACCAACACCAAGATTTACTTTCTTCTCATGTTTATCTTCCTGATATAGCTTtgttaaatggaaaatttcaGCCGGAATAACTAGTTTGACATCAGCAAACGCTGACTTGGGACACTCAACACCAGAGCTTCGCTTAcgcaatgaaaaatatatgaaactGTGCTTAGTAGATTGTTAGTTAACAATTTCATGAATTACACTAATTAACACATTACTTCGGCTTGAATATCAAATGCTctgctgcacacacaaacattgtATTTATCTTAATGAAATActgcaaaattttgaatttcaaaatggGTTTTATGGAAttctgttttaatttttacaactATTGTAAAACTACTTTGATTTTAAATCTTGCCAACATATTTTGAGCTGCAGTTCAGAGTTTTTCTGcggcaaaagttttcaacatTCTTTCAACATGTTGTGTGAAATTGGATCACTTCGTCAGATTTCTGAGTTGAAGAATCGGCCGtcgtatatttttgtgcaGTTGATGTTTGAAGAAGTCATCAATCAGGTCAAGTGATGGTCAATTTGATGTGTGTTTAACTGCCTGTCAGCTGGGGCTGTGCCATAGGTTTATTTGCCTACGATTTGGGTTTGTTTATGGCCCCAAAACTTGTACATGGCTGCGTCATACCGCTGCATTGTGTGTTTTATACAATGGACTGAGTAAACTTGTGGTTGCTTGACTAAGAGATAtcctttaataaatttaaagaaaagtgATAACATTACATTTCTCTATGTGCTTTCATTGAACTAATTGAAATtcctataaaatattttatatttaaaagactGCCAACATAGAGGTAAAGGGTATgccaaaataacaataacaaaacaatctCAATGTTTTCattgcatgtgtgcgtgtgtgcatgtgtatagTAAGTATACGTACTGTGTGCTGCGTTCGTTGCTTGCTTCCGTTGTCTTCATTGTTTGTATTTTAGGGCTTCACATGTCAGACATTTGAGGCAAACTAACTATTTGATGGATACGATGGGGTCACTCTGGCAGAAGGAAACCGACACCAAGTCAGGCAACAATGTTGCTCCagtgtatatagtatttgggGCGCTCCTCCAATCAATTTGcccagtcaatcagtcagttcagttcagttaaTTATTTGgctatttaaaatgcatttccatTGCCATGATTAACTGCAAATATTGCACTCAATATCGAAGCGCACTCCTAAGCTGAAAGTGAATTGCTTTCAAGTGTCTCTCTGTcgttttgcaatttgatttaatcCATTTGAGAGTCGAGCGCAATCGATTTGTATAATTCTGCAAACAGctgaattttcatttcatacaCTTTTGTGTATCTGTGGCAAGAAGAAAATAAGCAGAGAAAATAGTCATAATTTTCTGTATTGATTTCATACTTTTCATCACTGTAATGCAGTTAACCTTTTAGATTTTGTGTGCcatgaaaagaaaattgtaatttgaataaattgtattataaaatttatttcaaatttatgtaatttgaTAAGCATTCAACATTGGTGTTCTAGTTGCCGTAGCTTAAATGTTGGTAAAGCTAATCGATGCAGAGAACAACCCGTTGATTATTTAGCCAGTTGGTGGTCGTCAGTTTATCCTCGCCGATGCTCTTGAATACAATACACAAAAGCTTCTCTACCCCCCATTCCCCTTGCCTTTAGCCTATAAAATACTTGTATCCCGTTTCCGCTGCCCATTTGTACAAACAATCGCGGCAACCGCAGCGGTGTCCCGTGTTTAATGGCCTGGTCTGGACAGGAGATTGGGCGGTGGCGGTGGgggaaacaatttttataaatattgtgcaCACGCACAATGAAGTAAACGTAGCTATCAGTTTTTTTTGCGTTGTCGTCCTTGCTCATCAATTGGcgtctctgttgctgttgttgctgttgctgttgctgctgtgcgtgcattttattttttatgcatgaagtgtaaattaaaattaaattgactgTGCAGAGTTCACGCGACGCAACGCTTTACAGTTTGCGTGgcacacgcggcgtatgaaTAATAAACCTGGCAACGATGTGC
This is a stretch of genomic DNA from Drosophila albomicans strain 15112-1751.03 chromosome 3, ASM965048v2, whole genome shotgun sequence. It encodes these proteins:
- the LOC117571249 gene encoding aspartate aminotransferase, cytoplasmic-like translates to MFVCAAEHLIFKPNFIYFSLRKRSSGVECPKSAFADVKLVIPAEIFHLTKLYQEDKHEKKVNLGVGAYRTEDNKPLVLPIVKKCEFEVVNDLTLNHEYLPMSGNPDFIKVATELLLGSDCKALQEKRVAAVQTVSGTSACRLAADFLAKRLKRRAVFFPDPTWENHGEIFKHAGFKQFKNYAYWHKKRRQIDMSKLLVDLASATEGSVVLLHGSAHNPTGMDLTKKQWKQVAEVIKCNNLFPIIDTAYQGFATGDPDRDAWAIRYFANQGIELMAAQSFSKNMGLYNERVGSLVTIIKDPKLVPALISEQMLYVRPNYSNPPAFGSRVVAKVLGDKKNKEEWLKTLREMTDRVKTMRKELLQKLQKLNTPGRWDHIVKQRGMFSFTGLNEQQVARLIKEKHIYLTRTGRINICGLNTKNIDYVAESICQIVKESAENEGDKPEEEKVKEK